A single region of the Vicia villosa cultivar HV-30 ecotype Madison, WI unplaced genomic scaffold, Vvil1.0 ctg.001488F_1_1_1, whole genome shotgun sequence genome encodes:
- the LOC131635437 gene encoding uncharacterized protein LOC131635437, translating to MDTSFLFPETHCNRDKSPNNTHNVSSSTTVQAKSFAYVVSNNVCNIPLSQLPIPCMKGDRLAITIPEEEYALGVEACKHHLHGRVVWTKGTQPLTVLNLKSKLMEIWPSLGKWGVTSLGKGFFEFAFSSLEDVQRVRSVNAWSIPNGSLKLFPWTKDFIPATLKQTSAQVWIRIHGLSQEYWRPRILFAIASSIGTPICIDSASNKSAFERPFGHFVRILVDLDLTKELSYKILVERIGFAFFVDIEYEKIPEFCSFCNNIGHSVENCKRKELAEGKGKTHVHKHDNNVYVPTGKKFTRGETSKDNSILPTDKIQGPEGNAVIEVVMAVNNSVEAQLVENNSNGNNIDSINEVDEGIRLRENRTLVINAVDSQDAEGSSESEYVDAIQLVNFVPETQLDDRHKEQVINFLKESWDNMADKDDPGVDLFEHRDFRLVSSKKRRNKKSSSASITRINAGPKNLTL from the coding sequence ATGGACACATCCTTTCTTTTCCCGGAAACACACTGCAACAGAGATAAATCACCGAACAACACTCACAATGTGTCTAGCTCGACCACGGTTCAGGCAAAGTCTTTTGCTTATGTTGTTTCAAACAATGTCTGTAACATTCCGCTAAGCCAGCTGCCCATTCCTTGTATGAAAGGGGATCGGTTGGCCATTACGATTCCGGAGGAGGAATACGCTCTCGGAGTGGAGGCATGTAAACACCATTTACATGGCCGTGTGGTCTGGACGAAAGGAACTCAACCTCTCACGGTGTTGAATCTTAAGAGTAAGCTTATGGAGATATGGCCTTCCCTGGGTAAATGGGGTGTGACTTCGTTGGGCAAAGGCTTCTTTGAGTTTGCGTTCTCCTCTCTTGAAGATGTTCAGCGCGTAAGGTCGGTAAACGCTTGGTCAATTCCGAATGGTAGCCTGAAACTTTTCCCGTGGACCAAAGATTTCATACCTGCAACACTGAAACAAACTTCGGCTCAAGTTTGGATCAGGATTCATGGCCTTTCACAGGAATATTGGAGACCCAGAATCCTTTTTGCTATTGCGAGCAGCATCGGTACACCCATCTGCATTGACTCTGCTTCTAATAAGTCTGCGTTCGAAAGACCGTTTGGGCATTTCGTAAGGATTCTGGTAGACCTGGATCTCACAAAGGAGCTAAGCTACAAAATCCTTGTGGAAAGAATAGGATTTGCCTTCTTTGTTGATATTGAATATGAAAAAATTCCGGAATTCTGCTCCTTTTGCAATAACATTGGTCATTCTGTCGAGAACTGCAAAAGAAAAGAGCTGGCAGAAGGTAAAGGCAAAACTCACGTACATAAACATGACAATAATGTCTATGTCCCAACCGGAAAGAAATTCACAAGGGGAGAGACATCTAAAGATAATAGCATTCTTCCTACTGACAAGATTCAGGGGCCAGAGGGAAATGCAGTTATTGAAGTGGTTATGGCTGTTAACAATTCAGTGGAAGCTCAATTGGTTGAAAATAACTCCAATGGAAACAATATTGATAGCATTAATGAGGTAGATGAAGGTATTAGACTCAGGGAGAACAGAACATTAGTCATTAATGCTGTTGATTCTCAGGATGCTGAGGGCTCATCAGAGAGCGAATATGTAGATGCTATTCAATTAGTCAACTTTGTGCCTGAAACACAACTGGATGATCGGCATAAGGAACAGGTCATTAATTTTCTAAAAGAATCATGGGATAACATGGCTGACAAAGATGATCCCGGGGTGGATTTGTTTGAACACAGAGATTTCCGATTAGTTTCTAgtaaaaagagaagaaacaaaAAGTCGAGCTCTGCTTCTATCACCAGGATAAATGCTGGTCCCAAAAATCTTACATTATGA